A part of Neodiprion pinetum isolate iyNeoPine1 chromosome 4, iyNeoPine1.2, whole genome shotgun sequence genomic DNA contains:
- the LOC124217244 gene encoding uncharacterized protein, with the protein MTIDEYIERQTDLFRRICRTLENLRKLGEAKTTLGQVQSRLDALNSNWLKFQDMHETVDQIRIAAKGDQLDAIKRLSYFAKDYYGQCEEQYLNAKGELLDLLGTLKTLSAPIVPTAVAPQLTTGGASKRLPRIELPTFSGNYSDWKSFHDLFTSIVRENSQLSEVEKLHYLKTSLTDEPSQLIKNIALTAENFPRAWETLVSRYENKRLLTDSHLATLFAIPRVTKKSSSELKSLHSNTCEALGALELLDSPEKLGDHIIVHMTIRKLDPASLEEWEKSVSEKLEPPTFAELKAFLIGRIHTLEAVEQAHAHNQIATSKPHSSQGRSNLQTTRSHTAQSKEQSCACCKGNHYIAFCSTFRDKSLDQRREVVSAKKLCFDCLGPHQQKDCRSNKTCRVCNGRHHSLLHRNSSSISTAANSGTSQGQAAVAQPAVQNAPISNSASQVSNHSVQPTMIKRSPVLLATVQLIASNPETGERIIARALLDQGSESSFVTESLAQQLRLRRHQATIPIIGVGAHQSAVTRGIATLQLQSRAHTSFSCQVEALVLPRLTSYLPSFRLLVEDWPHLRGLNLADPSFAHPSQIDVILGADIYSNIIGQGVRRGAPGTPIAQETQFGWVLSGCVSAEAASPSYSAVQGFQCSLDHELLNLVQQFWKQEEVSKPLALTSEEERCEQHFRETVSRTASGRYVVRLPLKDNSVELGNSRNPAHQMLLRLEKRFGSDAKLKEAYSSFLREYRELGHMRRAINTPEDNSRVFYLPHHGVVRDSSSTTKLRVVFNGSQRTNLGLSLNDNLLVGPKVQTDLADVLLRWRQYPVAFSSDIVKMYRQIFVHNDDQDFQRILWREEPELPIEEYQLTTVTYGLASAPYLAIRVLHQLVQDEGKQYPFASHVILENTYVDDILSGAEDVDQGREKINELNQLLKAGGFELQKWTSSHPENLVDISRDHQEIAMHLNLDQSPFFRALGLAWRPDIDAFAFSPQIHQTRDNFTKRKVLSQTAQLFDPLGWLSPITIRAKIFMQELWALGFDWDEPLSASLSSRWIEFLQDLQGISAITIPRWIGSSSASLGIEIHGFADASQTALGAVIYARTYINTHEVRVSLVCAKTKVAPLKKVTIPRLELCATNLLVRLMCHVEKTLNFENTPVYLWTDSTVALAWIKSHPSRWKEFVRNRVTEIQEFARARWYHISGFENPADLASRGTSPEQLQKSELWTFGPSWLSKPSVNWPSLSPRPEENIHLEERKGLSTHIATAKPLQIWDLVDRYSKLSTLLKVTSLCKRAANRFLAKTTSNRVNTSITVGPISTLELSDAQLFWTKVTQQAYFAEEIRQIETSSSLTRSHPLSRLTPFIDSNGFLRVGGRLNHSLLSYDEKHPFILPRESSFSTLIIDHHHRLTLHGGPQLTLATIRQRYWILGGRVPIRMFIHRCVPCVRHRATLSSQQMGQLPQSRVTQSRPFLHSGVDYAGPFSIQASRGRGAKSCKGYIVIFICFTTSAVHLELVSDYTTEAFIAAYKRFTSRRGICASIASDCGTNLVGADSELRRLLAASSKEFSEIANTLASHGTQWRFNPPSAPHFGGKWEAGVKSVKFHLKRVIGEATQTFEQFATFLTQVEATLNSRPLCAISDDPRDPSALTPGHFLVGSALNTIPEPSLIEVPVQRLSHWQHSRQMLEHFWKRWSTEYLQSFQNLSKWQTHHGNIKIGSIVLVKNENLPPSVWPLARVIEVHPGTDGLVRVVTVKTKSSVLKRPIVKLCVLPVSS; encoded by the coding sequence ATGACGATCGACGAATACATTGAACGTCAAACCGATCTCTTCAGGCGCATCTGTCGCACTCTCGAAAACTTGCGCAAGCTCGGTGAAGCAAAAACAACCCTCGGGCAAGTGCAATCGCGATTAGAtgctttaaattcaaattggctGAAGTTCCAAGACATGCACGAGACAGTCGATCAAATTAGAATCGCAGCAAAAGGTGATCAACTCGACGCTATCAAAAGACTTTCGTATTTCGCGAAAGACTATTACGGACAGTGCGAAGAGCAATACTTAAACGCGAAGGGAGAGTTGCTCGATCTACTCGGAACTCTCAAGACTCTATCGGCACCGATCGTGCCAACAGCCGTAGCCCCCCAACTCACAACTGGAGGAGCCTCAAAACGGCTACCACGCATCGAATTGCCTACGTTCTCGGGCAATTACTCAGACTGGAAGTCTTTCCACGACCTCTTCACATCAATCGTTCGCGAAAATTCGCAACTCTCGGAAGTGGAAAAACTGCACTACCTAAAAACAAGTCTTACCGATGAACCGTCACAACTCATTAAAAACATCGCTCTTACCGCTGAAAACTTCCCTCGAGCCTGGGAAACTCTCGTATCGCGGTACGAAAACAAGAGACTTTTGACGGATTCTCATCTCGCGACACTTTTCGCGATTCCTCGTGTCACGAAAAAGTCGTCATCAGAACTGAAGAGCTTGCACAGCAACACTTGCGAAGCTCTTGGCGCACTCGAACTTCTCGATAGTCCCGAGAAATTAGGGGATCACATCATCGTGCACATGACGATTCGCAAGCTCGACCCAGCATCTCTCGAAGAGTGGGAGAAAAGTGTCAGCGAGAAACTCGAGCCCCCCACGTTTGCGGAGCTCAAGGCGTTTCTCATCGGTCGCATCCACACCCTCGAAGCCGTGGAGCAAGCTCATGCTCATAATCAAATCGCGACGTCGAAACCGCACTCATCGCAAGGAAGGTCAAATCTTCAGACGACAAGGTCACATACAGCGCAATCAAAGGAACAGTCGTGTGCTTGTTGCAAAGGCAACCACTACATCGCGTTCTGTTCGACCTTTCGCGACAAATCTCTGGATCAAAGAAGGGAAGTGGTTTCTGCGAAAAAGCTTTGCTTCGATTGTCTCGGTCCACATCAGCAGAAGGACTGTCGATCCAACAAAACGTGTCGCGTGTGCAACGGTCGACATCATTCCTTGCTGCATCGAAACTCTTCTTCAATCTCGACAGCTGCCAACAGCGGCACATCTCAAGGACAGGCCGCAGTAGCGCAACCTGCAGTGCAGAACGCACCGATCTCGAACAGCGCCTCTCAGGTGAGCAACCACTCAGTTCAGCCTACAATGATCAAGCGCTCTCCAGTTCTTCTCGCCACAGTGCAATTGATCGCTTCGAATCCGGAGACTGGAGAAAGAATCATCGCTCGCGCTCTACTCGATCAAGGATCCGAAAGTTCATTCGTCACGGAGTCGCTAGCGCAACAATTGCGACTACGTCGGCATCAAGCAACGATACCGATCATTGGCGTCGGAGCTCATCAATCGGCAGTGACTCGCGGCATCGCGACATTGCAACTCCAATCTCGTGCTCACACCTCGTTCTCATGTCAGGTGGAGGCACTCGTGCTTCCACGACTCACATCGTATCTACCCTCATTTCGACTTCTCGTCGAAGACTGGCCTCATCTACGAGGACTCAACCTCGCGGATCCAAGCTTTGCACATCCCAGTCAAATCGACGTAATTCTCGGAGCTGACATCTACAGCAACATCATTGGTCAAGGAGTTCGAAGAGGAGCACCAGGAACACCAATCGCGCAAGAAACTCAGTTCGGTTGGGTCCTCTCCGGCTGCGTTTCAGCGGAAGCAGCAAGCCCCTCGTATAGCGCAGTCCAAGGCTTCCAATGCTCCCTCGATCACGAactgctcaatctcgtgcagCAGTTTTGGAAGCAGGAAGAAGTGTCGAAACCTTTGGCACTAACGTCCGAAGAAGAGCGTTGTGAGCAACACTTTCGCGAAACGGTTTCTCGAACTGCGTCCGGTCGTTACGTAGTTCGGCTGCCGCTCAAAGACAATTCGGTAGAGCTCGGCAACTCGCGGAATCCCGCGCATCAAATGCTCCTTCGTTTGGAGAAACGGTTCGGTAGCGACGCGAAACTCAAGGAGGCTTACTCGAGCTTCCTTCGTGAATATCGTGAACTCGGGCACATGCGTCGCGCTATCAATACACCTGAAGACAATTCCCGCGTGTTTTATCTTCCCCATCACGGTGTAGTTCGCGACAGCAGTTCAACAACAAAGTTGCGTGTCGTGTTCAACGGGTCTCAAAGAACCAACCTCGGACTCTCTCTCAATGACAATCTTCTCGTCGGTCCAAAAGTGCAAACCGACCTCGCGGACGTTCTCTTACGCTGGCGACAATATCCAGTCGCGTTCTCATCAGACATCGTCAAGATGTACCGACAAATTTTCGTCCACAATGATGACCAAGATTTTCAGCGAATCCTCTGGAGGGAAGAACCAGAGCTACCGATTGAAGAATATCAACTGACTACAGTAACGTATGGTCTTGCAAGCGCTCCGTATCTCGCGATCCGTGTTCTTCATCAACTCGTTCAGGACGAAGGTAAGCAGTATCCCTTTGCGAGCCACGTCATTCTCGAGAACACGTACGTCGACGACATCCTCTCAGGAGCAGAGGACGTTGATCAAGGTCGCGAGAAAATCAACGAACTCAATCAATTGCTCAAGGCGGGCGGCTTTGAACTTCAAAAGTGGACTTCAAGCCACCCAGAAAATCTCGTTGACATTTCTCGAGACCATCAAGAGATCGCGATGCATCTGAATCTCGATCAAAGTCCATTCTTTCGGGCTCTCGGTCTTGCGTGGAGACCAGACATCGACGCGTTTGCGTTCTCTCCGCAAATTCATCAAACTCGGGACAATTTCACGAAACGAAAAGTTCTCTCACAAACCGCGCAGCTCTTTGATCCTCTCGGATGGCTCTCGCCGATCACGATCAGAGCCAAAATCTTTATGCAGGAATTGTGGGCACTCGGTTTCGACTGGGACGAGCCGCTCTCAGCTTCATTGTCCTCGCGATGGATCGAGTTTCTACAAGATCTTCAAGGCATCTCAGCTATCACCATCCCACGATGGATCGGGTCAAGTTCAGCATCTCTCGGGATAGAGATTCACGGTTTCGCGGACGCCTCTCAAACTGCATTAGGCGCAGTGATCTACGCGCGAACGTATATCAACACTCACGAAGTGCGCGTTTCACTAGTGTGCGCGAAAACTAAAGTAGCGCCGCTAAAGAAGGTGACAATTCCTCGTCTTGAACTCTGTGCTACGAATCTTCTCGTCCGGTTGATGTGTCATGTGGAAAAGACTcttaatttcgaaaacaccCCGGTTTATCTGTGGACGGATTCCACAGTCGCGCTCGCATGGATCAAAAGCCACCCATCGCGGTGGAAGGAATTCGTTCGTAATCGCGTAACGGAAATCCAAGAGTTCGCGCGCGCTCGTTGGTATCACATCTCGGGTTTTGAAAACCCCGCTGATCTTGCGTCTCGTGGTACATCTCCGGAGCAACTTCAAAAATCAGAACTTTGGACCTTCGGACCATCCTGGCTCTCGAAGCCTTCTGTCAATTGGCCATCCTTATCTCCGCGACCGGAAGAAAACATTCATCtcgaggaaagaaaagggCTGTCGACGCACATCGCAACAGCTAAGCCGCTACAAATCTGGGATCTCGTCGATCGCTACTCAAAACTATCGACTCTCCTCAAAGTCACATCATTGTGTAAACGCGCAGCAAATCGGTTCCTCGCGAAGACGACATCGAATCGCGTAAACACGTCTATCACTGTCGGACCGATCTCTACTCTCGAATTGAGCGACGCCCAACTGTTTTGGACCAAGGTGACCCAGCAGGCGTACTTTGCAGAAGAAATTCGCCAAATCGAGACAAGCTCAAGTCTCACTCGAAGTCATCCACTATCGCGACTCACGCCGTTCATCGATTCGAACGGATTCCTCAGAGTCGGTGGTCGACTGAATCACTCATTGCTTTCGTATGACGAAAAGCATCCGTTCATCTTGCCTCGCGAATCATCGTTCTCCACATTGATCAtcgatcatcatcatcggtTGACGCTCCACGGAGGTCCGCAACTCACTCTCGCTACAATCCGACAGCGGTACTGGATCCTGGGAGGAAGAGTACCGATCCGCATGTTCATACATCGTTGCGTTCCTTGTGTGCGTCATCGCGCCACCCTCAGCAGCCAACAGATGGGCCAACTCCCTCAGTCTCGGGTCACGCAATCAAGGCCGTTTCTTCACTCTGGCGTTGACTACGCTGGTCCATTCTCGATTCAAGCCTCCCGCGGAAGAGGAGCGAAATCATGCAAGGGATATATCGTTATCTTCATCTGCTTCACGACCTCGGCTGTGCATCTCGAGCTAGTTTCGGACTACACGACGGAGGCATTCATCGCGGCGTACAAACGCTTCACATCTCGACGAGGAATTTGTGCCTCAATCGCAAGCGATTGTGGAACGAATCTCGTCGGCGCAGACTCAGAACTTCGCCGTCTTCTCGCTGCATCGTCAAAGGAGTTCTCAGAAATCGCAAACACCCTCGCATCACACGGAACCCAGTGGCGGTTCAATCCTCCCTCCGCGCCTCATTTCGGTGGAAAATGGGAAGCCGGAGTGAAATCAGTCAAATTTCACCTCAAACGAGTCATCGGAGAAGCTACTCAAACGTTCGAGCAATTTGCGACGTTCCTCACGCAAGTAGAAGCCACGCTTAATTCTCGACCTCTTTGCGCTATCTCGGACGATCCACGGGATCCAAGTGCCTTGACTCCAGGACACTTTCTCGTCGGCTCAGCATTGAACACAATTCCTGAGCCGTCACTCATCGAGGTGCCAGTTCAACGGCTATCGCATTGGCAACACTCGCGTCAAATGCTGGAGCATTTTTGGAAACGGTGGAGTACGGAGTATCTTCAGTCCTTCCAAAACCTCTCGAAATGGCAGACTCATCACGGGAACATCAAAATCGGATCCATCGTTctcgtaaaaaacgaaaatctaccTCCATCAGTGTGGCCCCTCGCGAGAGTGATCGAAGTGCATCCGGGAACCGACGGTCTCGTTCGCGTTGTGACCGTCAAAACGAAATCCTCTGTGTTAAAACGTCCAATCGTGAAATTGTGTGTGCTTCCAGTGTCCTCTTAA
- the LOC138190841 gene encoding uncharacterized protein codes for MNAKVGTLNPWPADLFTGSQLYDILRTTDNFTCERGRMITEFMVDNDFVLLNGRTVSDSPAQPTYENLGSSIIDLIWIDIPSLRLVNDLVVQMEPSMSDHYPVCLSISLETYTPPVKNDNPKKPQFSKIKWTNNAADPYLEQLSNLLIPADTETLATDNLQSLLHCHMYIAAEKANLVKTLGFDGNSWTTRNPWFDSSCKVAKSELRKALKKLKNDRSNNILKQDATLCKNKYREICKAKKKAHIDSIKSAFANVTAPTDFWAAVRKFSFKHSSSPDISIDSWNKFYAAISKPRVVTPSISASITNDILDAEIWFPELNSVLKSLKPGKAAGPDLLTNELFQTLTAQHTNLLIVLFNRVLNEERVPKNWAKIWLSMLHKKGAKISSMDG; via the coding sequence ATGAACGCTAAAGTCGGCACCCTGAATCCATGGCCAGCTGATCTCTTCACCGGAAGCCAATTATACGACATTCTTCGCACTACTGATAATTTTACCTGTGAAAGGGGTCGGATGATCACGGAATTCATGGTTGACAACGACTTTGTACTTTTGAATGGGAGGACAGTCAGTGATTCTCCAGCTCAACCGACGTACGAAAACCTTGGCTCATCAATCATTGACTTAATTTGGATTGACATACCGTCTCTGCGCCTTGTAAACGATCTGGTAGTTCAAATGGAGCCGTCCATGTCCGACCATTATCCAGTATGTCTCAGTATCTCGCTGGAAACCTATACTCCGCcagttaaaaatgataacccGAAAAAACCACAATTTTCCAAGATTAAATGGACGAATAACGCTGCCGATCCTTACCTTGAACAACTGTCTAATCTCTTGATTCCAGCTGACACGGAAACCCTAGCAACTGACAACTTACAGTCGCTCCTGCATTGCCACATGTACATTGCTGCTGAAAAAGCTAACCTGGTGAAAACTCTAGGTTTCGACGGAAATAGCTGGACTACTCGCAACCCGTGGTTTGACTCAAGCTGTAAGGTAGCAAAAAGCGAGCTAAGAAAAGCattaaaaaaacttaaaaacgATCGAAGCAATAATATACTCAAACAGGATGCCActctttgtaaaaataagtACCGGGAAATATGCAAAGCTAAGAAAAAAGCTCACATTGACAGTATAAAATCGGCTTTTGCCAACGTCACGGCTCCAACAGACTTCTGGGCCGCAGTTAGAAAATTCAGCTTCAAGCACAGCTCTTCCCCTGACATCTCAATCGACAGCTGGAACAAGTTTTATGCTGCGATCTCCAAGCCAAGAGTTGTCACGCCTTCTATTTCTGCAAGCATCACAAACGACATCCTTGATGCTGAAATTTGGTTTCCGGAGCTCAACTCGGTTCTTAAATCTCTGAAACCCGGCAAAGCTGCCGGCCCCGACTTACTAACCAATGAACTATTCCAAACTCTAACGGCACAGCATACAAACTTGCTAATAGTTCTATTCAACAGAGTGCTCAATGAAGAGCGTGTACCAAAAAATTGGGCAAAGATATGGTTGTCAATGCTGCATAAAAAAGGTGCCAAGATTAGTTCTATGGATGGATAA